The following nucleotide sequence is from Myxosarcina sp. GI1.
AGATTTAGACTTTTCCCAACTCTTACAGCAACTCTTAGAAGGTCGTTCTCTATCTCAAGCTCAAGCGGCTGAATTGATGACGGGGTGGCTACAAGAAAACATTCCCATCGTCGTTTCGGGGGCAATTTTGGCGGCAATACAAGCTAAGGGAGTATCTGCCGACGAACTAGCAGGAATGGCACAGGTACTAAAATCTCAGTCCAGGCAACAGCCAGAAGTTCGACACGACTTGCCAGTTATCGACACCTGCGGTACGGGAGGCGACGGTGCTGCTACTTTTAATATTTCTACTGCGGTAGCGTTTGTAGTGGCAGCAGCAGGTGTTAGAGTTGCCAAACATGGCAATCGTTCTGCTTCTAGCAAAGTTGGTTCGGCAGATGTTTTAGAGTATTTGGGAGTAAATCTCAAGGCACCAACCGAACAGGTGCGCTCGGCACTAGATGAAGTAGGAATTACTTTTTTATTCGCTCCTGGGTGGCACCCTGCCATGAAAGCTGTCGCTCCTTTAAGAACTACCCTCAAAGTTAGAACGGTATTTAACTTATTAGGTCCTCTGGTCAATCCTCTTTCTCCTACAGGTCAGGTAATTGGCGTGTATGACCCTAAGTTTATCAGCAGTATGGCGGAGGCTTTAAATCGGCTCAAAATCTCAAAGGCAATTGTCTTACACGGTCGAGAAAGATTAGATGAAGCAGGGTTGGGGGACAAAAGCGATCTGGCATTGTTGAGCGAGGGGAAAGTTAACTATAGTGCGATCGATCCCCAAGAATTAGGTTTGACTCACGCCTCTTTAGCAGAATTAAAAGGAGGAGAAGTGAACGAGAACGCTGCTATTTTAAAAAACGTTTTACAAGGCAAAGGCAAGCGATCGCAACAGGATGTAGTGGCTTTAAATGCTGCTTTAGCTTTACAGGTTGCCGAGTTAGTGCCTTTTGGCGATAATCTTCAAAGTATAGAAACAGCACGAGAAATTATTGCCAGTGGTGCGGCATGGCAGAAACTAGAGGAATTAGTTAAGTTTTTAAGTTAGCAAAAGTCAATCGAAACATGGCGAAAAAAGTACTTCCCCTATGGTATCTGGATACCAATATATAACTTGTCTATATTCCTGCTCATTTAGTAAACCTAAATTTCTCTTAGTAGCTTCTGAGTTTAAGATATTTGCCGAGACAACAGAATGTTTATCATCCAATTCCTTTAAAGCTTCTTTTAATAATGGTTTATCTATAAAAGATCCACCTAATTTATATATATCTGAAACTTTACTGAATCCAAATACAAAAGTACCGTAATTTATGTAAATATAAAATTTTTCTTCTTTATCCTGTACTTTGGCTTTGTAGAAATTATCTGGATACCTATACTCGTAAACTTCTACTACTTTCAACAAACCGAATCCTTGTAAGGAATAACAGAGAATTTTAAATTTAGAAATATCCATTATTTGCTCGGTTGCAAACCCTGTAACATTTGGAGGTATCTCGTACATAATTCATTCCAAATTAGTACATAATTAAGACCATAGAAAGATTGAGTTTTGCTTAATAGTAAAAAATTGTTATCGTAGATTTTACTAACATTTGCAGCAGCGAACACAAATCCGAAATATTGCCAGAATTGCTAACACCTCTGCTATGAGTAAAAATGATTGGGGAGTTAGACACAGTCCCCATATCAAAAGTAAGGCACCGACAATTGCCGCCGTGAGCCGCGCTACTTCTTCTGTGGTTCTAATGCCCCACCAAATTGTTCCCAAGCCTATTCCCAAAAAAAATAAGTAACTCATCTGCCGAACGAGCTTAAGTATACATAAGTTCGATAGATTTTATAGCATTATCAAAAAAGTTTAGGTTAAGTATAGTTGAGAACTCGAACTAAAGTACCTTCTTGGGGTAGATCTGTAGGCTTAATAGAAATACTATTGCTATCTAATCTTTTGACTTCCATCTCGGAAGTCAAATTTAAAAATTCTTCTACTCCTACAAGATCGCAATTTTCTTTATTAGCAGCAGCAGTAAGATACTGAGTGGGAATTACTACTTTAGGATTGAGTGCGGAAATTGCTTTTTTAGCCTGTTGGGGATCGTAGGCTTTGGCCCCACCACCGACGGGAATTAGCACCACATCGGGACTACCCATGAGAATTTTTTCTTCGATGGTAATCGGTGCTGCGGCACCGCCTAAATGCAGAATATTAATTCCTGCCTGATTCCAACGCCAGGCAGTATTTTTGCCAAAACGCCTGCCGCCTTCGCGGTCGTGTGGGGTACTGATTCCCTGAAATTTAATATTGCCTACTTGATAATCTCCAGATTGAGTAATAATTCTGGGGTTACCCGCTACTTCTTCTACCGCCCCCTCATCTAAGAGAAAGCTGCTAATTAAGACCACATCTACTTCTACCTGGGGAAGCGAATAGCCAGCAGTACAGCCTGCGGCACGAAAGGGATTGACCAAAACTTTCAAACCGTTACCTGTAAACAAAAAACAGGTATGACCAAAATACTCTATGGTTATTGATTCGCTGGTGTTTTGAGCCAGAGATTTAGAGGCAGAAACCCAGTTAGCAGCGATCGCTCCTACTGCTCCTCCCACACCATAACAGATTAACTGTCGCCGTTTCATAAACTTGTTAGCTAAATTGTCAACTGATAGATTCTAAAAAATTACGCAGTAATTGCTTGCCCGAATTAGTCAGAATACTTTCTGGATGAAATTGGACTCCTTGAATATGAGGAAAGTTCCGATGGCGTACGCCCATAATCGTCCCGTCTTCTACCCAGGCAGTTATTTCTAAAACGTCGGGTATGGAACTGCGATCGATTACCAAACTATGGTATCGCGTAGCGGTAAAAGGCGAATCGATTCCTTTAAATACGCCCACATTTTGATGGCTGACTTCGGAGGTTTTGCCGTGCATCAAGCTGGGAGCGGCAACAATTTTACCGCCAAACACCTGCCCGATACTTTGATGACCCAGACAAACTCCTAAAATAGGCAGCCTGGAGCCGAGCTTTTCGATTAACTGTAGTGAAATCCCCGCATCTTCAGGACGACCTGGACCGGGAGAAATAACTACACCATCTGGCTTTAAAGCTTCAATAGTTTCTAAATCGATGCGATCGTTCCGATACACTTTAATATCTTTGGCAACTGGAAACTCTTGTCCCAACTCTCCTAGATATTGAACTAAGTTATAAGTAAAACTATCGTAGTTGTCTATAACTATAATCAACGCCAATCTCCGTTATTAAAACGATACTAATGGCTGTAGCAGAGGGGGTAATAAAATAAACGCGGCTACTAACACCGCTGCGGTCGCACCAATTAAAACTGCCCCTGCCGCACAGTCCTTAGCAATTTTAGCGAGTTCGTGATAACTTTGCTTTACTGTTAGATCGACTACCGCTTCAATCGCCGTATTAATCAATTCTAAAACCATGACAATGGCGCATGTCAAAACAATAACTGCCATTTCCATCGGCTGAATGTGTAGATAACTGCCGAGGCTAACTGCAAGTGCGCCTATTGCTGTATGTATCCGAAAGTTCCTTTGAGTGAGAAAGGCGTATTTTACCCCTGCCCAGGCATATTTAAAACTTAAAAATAAGTTAGGTGCGACTTGCCAGGCCAACTGTCTCAAAACTGGTTTATTAGTAGAATCAGAAGTGTCTCGAACTACATTATTGAAATTGGTTGATTCGGTCATATTTAAACTAAAACCTCTAGGGTTATCCTCACACTTGCTTAACGAAATCGAAGCTAGTTTTTATTTGTTATCCTAATCCAACATTCGGTATATAGAAAAAATCTTTAACTACAAATATTTATATCGAGCGATCTTCATAGCAAATTTTGCTACTAAACGATAGCTGGACTATAAACCAACTAGGCTTAATAAATCTGACTGGCGATCGAGCATTTCAGTCAGACTAGCTTCATCTGGATGATCCCATCCTAAAAGATGCAATAAACCATGACTCGACAACCAAGCTAATTCTTTAGTTAAAGAATGATTGTGCGACTGTGCTTGTCTGAGGGCAGTATCGAGAGAAATAATAATATCTCCTAAATATAGCGGTTCGTCGAAATCTGTTATTTGGGGCATATCTGTTTCTAATGCAGCAAATGCCAAAACATCCGTCGCCCGATCTTGATGACGATATTGGCGATTAAAAGTTGCCATTTCGCGATCGCTTGTCAATCTCAAGCTGAGTTCATAAGAACGCGTCCTCCGAATACGCGACGTGAATGCGTCATCAGCCTTCGGAGAAGGCGTTTGCAGCATGGGCTGGCGGCTGCGTAGCTGTTTCGGGTACTCGTGTCGTTTGTAGGTATTATTAAAAATTTGGGGCTGTAAGAAATTAATCCAGTTTTGAAACCAACGGTTCCAATCGATCGAGCTAATATTGTCCAGATCCTCAGTAATTGCTTTCGAGTAATGATTTTCGATAAAAGCTGTAAGCTGAATCTGAGCCGTAATTGAATTCATACGATTTTATCTGGTCAAATAAGCCAAACCAATTAACACTGCTAATAAACCAACGGTAGTCAGGAAAAAGTGTCTTAAAGATCTGCCTCCTTTTCGCACCATATTACGCATAGCTAGCTTAACGTAACTATCTTGTGGTCGATCTTCTAAAGGAGATTGGTCGGGGTTTGGGGTAGAGGTCGAATTTGTCATAGTTAGTAATAGTTAAAACGCAAGAATTCCAATAGAATTTTAATAATTTTACAAAAGATTAATTAATTTAATAATACTCGAACACACCAAAAACAGAGTGTAGCACTGCCAATAGGAACGGTTAAATTATCAATTCCTAGAAGCGAAAAAGCTTCTAAAGCAGTAGCTACTATTGCCACGATAAGGGAAATTGACCAATTCTGCCAGCTTTGACCCTCAACTGCGAGCAGGATCGAAGCGCAAACTATAAATGCTGAAATTGCCATTGCCAGAGAACCTTCCCAGCTTTTAGTAATCTTGCCAATTTTATAAGTGTGATTGCCAAAATTTTGTCCGATAATAGCCGCCATACCATCTCCCCAGGCCATTACTAAAATGCCAATTGTGGTGTATTGAGGATAATCTTGCCAAAACAAAGCCGCTAAAACACCGATGCTGATGGCATAAAATAGCGTACCCAGACTGTTGCGTCCGACACTGTTAATACTTGGCAGAATAGGCAAAAAATAAGAACTTACGGCGATCGCTGCCGCAATTACGGCGGCACTAATAATTACGGTAGTGGAAATATTCAGCCACCAGGCGAGCATAATTACATTGCCGCTGCCAATATGAACTATCTTTCTGGTCAGTTCGGAATCATTAGCCACAAAGCGGCTTAATCCCTCGGCAATAAGAACTAAAATTGCCAGATACAGCATGACCAGACTGAGGGGATACCACAGAGATGAGATTAAATTAGGTGATGCGATCGAACTATTCAAGATATCCTCCCCGTGAACTATAAAAACAAATATAAAACCTCAATAGAGTTTACCTATTGAGGTCTAAAAAAATTAACTGAGTTATCTTTAATTATTTAATTTTTCCAGGCATACGGCTTTTTTTATTCATCGATGATTTTCTCATTGCTGGCGGCAAAGCTAAATGTTCGATAATTTGATATTTGCGGTCTGCCTCTAACTGCTTGAGTTCGATCCAGTCTACCCAGTGAATGCAGTTTACAGGACAAGTATCGATCGCCTCTTCGATAATTTCTAATGAATCACCATCTTGATTGAAGACTCTAGCTCGTCCGTGTTCCGATTCGATATAAAAAGTATTAGGTGCGGTATGGGCGCAGTGTTTGCAGCCGATACATCTATTTTCATCGACATATGCACCTTTTTGGCGCAAAGCTCCACCTAATTCTGGCTCAAAACCCGTTCTAGTTTCTGATTCTCGGAATATACCCCCTAATTCTGGCTCAAAACCAGAGCGATTGGAGGTATTAGAAAAATCGGACATTACGCACTCCAGCGTTGAACTACGAGACGGAGCGAACCGTCTTTATTTTGTTGTTGTTCTGAAATTGAAAATCCTTGATTACTAGCTTCGTTGACAACAGTATGATAGGCATAACGTTGAGTTACCTGTCTTAAAAAACCGTCTACCGTTAGGGGCTGTTGCCAATATTGCAGGTCGGCTACTAACTCATATTCACTGCCGTTCCAGCTAAAACCAACATCGTAGTTATTGTTTTGTTCGATTAGCACTTCGGCTTGGCGAGTTTGCCCCTGATATCCTCGGACTTGCGCGGGACCTGATTTCCAATTTACTCCTACATCGTTGAGAGCGGCTTTTAATGAAGACAAATTGCGAATCTTGGTTTTGATATTACTAAAATGTGACATATTTCTTGTTTCTTAATGAACTTTTTTTCAAACCATTTCACGAACTTACCAATCCGATGCACTAAAGGTGCTTTGAGTGGCAACTTTTTCCGACTGATTTACTTGTTGAGCGTAGTAATCTGAAGTTTGCAATTGAGAAACTACTACTCCAAGCTGCGCTTCAATTGCCCTGGTCACCTCTTGACAAGAAGACCCGACAATGCCTGTAACCGTTTCTTTTACTCTGCCGTCAGGATAAATGATAAATTCTAGTGTTTCCATTGCTTTGATGGCGATCGCTTTTGTTTGGCTGATATTAGAGCTAAACGTTAGATAGATCTAATTAGTTGCGTTTTCCAACTGCTTTTGATGATACTCATCTTTAACAGTTGTATTAATAATATGAAAATATTATCAAAAATTAATAATTGATAAATTACTTACTATCTCATTATTTAAGTTTTTCTTAGTTTATACAGCGAGTCAAGGGTTAGAACGGCAATTAATTAATAAATCTATACAAAATGACAGAAAAAATCGACCGATAGCAAAAATTTTTTAGATCGACTTTTAATTTACTTATGATGCCGTTAACTCACATAATTAAAACTGGTTAAATATTAATTAGACATAAACATGATTGTAGACAGAGTGAACCAACCCCTAAGAATTGGTGTTTTGGGTTTTGGAGGTTTGGGACAAGCCGCAGCCAGAGTTTTGGCTCCAAAAAGCGAAATGATTTGGACGGCAGCAGCAGACCAAAAAGGCTACGCTTACTGTCAGACAGGATTAGATGTTAATACGGCAGTTGAAGCCTATAGAGATCGCCATTCTTTGGGTTATCTCGAACCTTACGGTACTTTTAGTAACACTAGCATTCAAGATTTATTGACCAATGCTGCTGTAGATGGATATTTTCTAGCATTGCCCAATCTACCCAATACTTTTATGGCAGATGTTGTCCGACAGTTCATTCGCTCTGGGTGGCAGGGAGTACTAGTTGATGCTCTCAAACGCACTAGTGCGGTAGAACAACTGTTAGAATTACGCTCCGAACTACAGCAAGCAAAAATCACCTATCTAACAGGTTGTGGTGCCACTCCAGGATTATTAACCGCCGCCGCTGCCGTTGCCGCTCAAAGTTTTGCCGAAATTCACAGCGTTAAAATTACTTTTGGCGTGGGTATTGCTAACTGGGAGGCATATCGCGCTACGATACGCGAAGATATTGCTCACATGCCTGGATACGATGTCGAGAGGGCAAGGAATATGAGCGATCGCGAAGTGGCTGCTTTACTAGATAAAACCAACGGAATTTTAGCCTTAGAAAATATGGAACATGCCGATGATATTATGCTGGAGCTAGCGGGAATTTGCGGTCGCGATCGCGTTACTGTTGGGGGTGTTGTGGATACGCGCAATCCGAAAAAACCTCTCAGTACCAACGTCAAAATTACAGGACGCACCTTTGAGGGCAAAATCTCAACTCACACCTTTACCTTAGGCGACGAAACCAGCATGGCAGCCAATGTTTGTGGTCCCGCTTTTGGTTATCTCAAAGCAGGTGCGGCTTTAAATGGACGCGGTATCTTTGGTTTGTTTACCGCCGCAGAAATTATGCCTCAGTTTGTTAGATAATTCGGAGGGGCAAGGTAGTGCTTTGCCCCTACAGATTAAAATTCCGAATTCTGCAATTCAATTCTTCATCTATGATTAAAACTAATTGCATCGCTGAATTTTAAATTACCAGTATGCTTTCAGTTATTTATTCTCCAGAATTTTTAGAACACGATACGGGCTACGCTCATCCCGAATGTCCCGCGCGCTTGACGGCAATAGCGGAAGCTTTACAACAGGTTTCCTGGCAAGACAAATTAGAATGGCTTTCACCCACCCCGATTGAAAACAGAGAAGTATTATCCTGGGTGCGTCAGATTCATACTGCCGCACACATCGAACGAATTAAACTGATTTCGGAAAAAGGAGGAGGATATTTAGACGGAGATACAATTTTATCGGCTCGGAGTTATGAAGTTGCCCTACTGGCAGTCAATGCCTGGTTAGACGGAGTAGATTGGGTACTCGACAAACATAGTCCTGCATTTGTTTTGGCACGTCCTCCAGGACATCATGCAACTGCTAAAACAGGAATGGGTTTTTGTTTATTTTCTAATGCGGCGATCGCGGCAAATTACGCTTTACAACAATCGGGAGTCGAGCGAGTAGCAATTCTAGATTGGGACGTACATCATGGCAACGGTACGGAGGCAATTGTCGAACATAACTCCCAGATTATCTACTGTTCTTTACACCAACATCCCTGTTATCCAGGTACGGGAGCTAAGAGCGATCGCGGTAAATACAATAATGTACTTAATCTACCGATGAATCCAGGCAGCACCATCGAAGACTATCAGCCAGTTTTTACCAGAGAAGTAGTGCCATTTTTAAGCGGGTTCGAGCCAGATTTACTAATTGTCAGCGCGGGTTACGATGCCAATCGTGAAGATCCTCTAGCGGGAATATCGCTACATCCTGATGACTATGCCTGGCTGACTAAATCTATACTGCCTGTTTCCTCCAGGATTTTGTTTGGTTTGGAAGGTGGTTATCATTTAGACTCGCTGGCAAAATCTGTAGTTGCAACTTTAGCTAGTTGTTTGTAATATTTTTTCATTATCGTCTGCATATTTGACTTTAATTTAAGATTCAAACTCAACTAAATGTCGGGGTTGGTAGACTGCCATTTTTCGGTAGTTTATACCCTGACAGATAGTAACCATAAATTCGGTATTCGATTGGCAATTAGTTATGAGCTTGTTAGCAATAATATGAACTCTGTTAAGTCTCCCGAATCTTTATATCAATTAACTCAAGATTTAGAAACTCCCTTAACTTCGATTGCCATCGGTGCTGAAACTCTTAAATTTTATGTTGAAGCAATTATCGAGCTGGCGATCGAACAACAGCTTCAAGCGACAATTTGGGTCAAGCTACCTCAAACCCAAACTTGGCTGGAATTAATACAAAAATACTATCAAACGGGCAAAGCCAAACGTATTTATTTGTGTAATACGCAAAAAAAATCTTTTCGTCCGCTGGCTGATGATGCAGCTAATAAAAAAGTTGTTCCTGTTAAATTTATTAAAAACTCTTGGTTGCAACGAGAGTCTTTTTTGATTGTCTTATCGTCTCAATTCTCCATCGCGCTCTTATCTCAATGGCAAAAAGGACAAATTGTTGTCGAATCTTCACAAAAAAGGTTGACCCAGCCTTATATTCAAATGGTATCTAGCTTTAATTCGTCTGTAATCGAACAGATTTTGGCGGGAGTAAAACAAATTGCTAATGCAGCTGATACTAATAATTTTATAGTTGCAGCAGACTTACAGGTTCCTCAAATAGTAGATAGAGAATCGACACTGCTTGCCCAACTGTTACTCAAGCAAATCGAACGTTGCGAATTATTAAGAACTCAAAGTCATCGGACTTCAGAACGACAGCAAAGCACGAATTCAGCAATTTCAGGCTTACAAGAAGAGTTTTTAAATAGCTTGGCGCGAGAGTTGCGATCGCCAATTACCCATATGAAGACTGCTTTGAGCTTATTAGAATCTAAACAAATTAAAGGCGAACAGCGACAGCGTTATTTACAGATGATTGGTAGCGAATGCGATCGCCAAAATTCTCTAGTACGTGGTTTGCTCGAACTGCTTCAGTTGGGTACGCCTACAGAAAATCGACAGTTGAATTTAGATGAATTTGTTCCAGGGATTGTTAGTACATATCAACCACTGGCAAGAGAACAAAACATTCAATTAGGATATACTATACCTGCTTCTTTGCCCCCTATAGCATGCCCTGTGGCTTGGCTGAGACAAATTATTATCAATTTACTTAACAACAGCTTACAGTTTACTCCTGCTGGCGGTAAAGTATACGTACAGGCATCTCTCAAAAATGAATACATTGAATTATCGATCGCCGATACGGGAATTGGTATTGAAGCTAAAGAAATCGATAAAGTTTTTGATAGTTTTTATAGTACTAAAGCCATCAATCAGCAGCAAACTACAGGTGCGGGTTTGGGATTGACCATTGTACGACAACTAGTAGAACGCATTGGTGGTTCTATTGAAGTTAATAGTAGAGTTGGTAGAGGTACGAACTTTAAAATTTTGCTGCCGACAATACCTGCTGAATTAGTCTGAGCATCAGTTACGATGACAATTACCCATAATCTGTAGGTCTGGTCGAACAGTTTAATATTTTAGATATGAAGGATTGGGGAAATAGGGCATTGAGGATAACCTTATTTAAAGTGATTATCCGTACTCGATATAACTTAATAGCAAAGCATGGTTAACTATTTAACAGCAGTCGATATTTTACTCCACAGAGCCGCAATTGCTCCAGAACAAACTGCCTATACTTTTTTAGCAGATGGCGTAAACGAATCGGGTAAAGTAACTTATCGAGAATTAGATACTCAGGCAAGAGCGATCGCTGCCAAGCTGCAAAGTACACTTAAATCGGGCGACCGCGCCTTGCTAATCTATCCCTATGATAAGGGATTAGAGTTTATTGCTGCTTTTATGGGCTGTTTGTATGCAGGAGTAATTGCCGTTACCGATTATCCTCCCCAGCAAACCAAATCCATTTCCAAGTTTCAAAATCGCCTTGTTGACTCTCAAGCTAAGGTAATTCTCACTAACCACAGTCTTTTAGAACGAATTAAGGGCAATATAGCGAGTTACGTCAAACTATCTCCTAAGTTAGCAGAATTACCTTGGATAGCTAGCGATCGCGTAGAGCTAAATTTAGCTAGCAACTGGCAGCAGCCAAAACTAAACAGCGATACTCTAGCTTTTTTCCAATACACCTCTGGTTCGACAGGAAACCCTAAAGGAGTGATGGTAACTCACGGCAACATCCTGCACAACTCTGAAGTAATCAAACAGGCTTTTCAACATCATCAACAGACCAAAATTTTGATGTGGCTGCCTATGTTTCACGATATGGGCTTAGTAGGTGGTGTAATGCAGCCGTTATACGGAGGCTATCCCGCAGTTTTAATGTCGCCGCTAGCTCTAATTCAACAGCCAGTTTTATGGCTACAGGCTATGTCTCGCTATCAAATTACTACTAGTGGCGGACCAAACTTTGCTTACGATCTCTTGTGCCAAAAAGTTACTCCCCAACAAAGAGAGACGCTCGATCTCAGCCATTGGGAAGTGGCTTTTTCTGGTGCTGAAACAGTAAGGGCTGAAACTTTAGCTAAATTTGCCGAACTATACGCTCCCTGTGGTTTTAAGCCAGAGGCTTTTTATCCTTGCTACGGGATGGCAGAAGCAACTCTATTTATTACGGGAGTCGATAAAACTAAATATCCCCAGGTTTTGTATCTCAGCGAGCCAGATTTAGCCGAAAACAAGGTTGTCTGCGTCGAACCAGATACAGAACGGGCAAAAGCAGTAGTTAGTTGTGGTTGCCCTTGGTTGGGCGATGAAATTATCATTGTAGATCCAGAAACCTTAACCAGATGTCCGAGCAATCGCGTCGGCGAAATTTGGGTCAATGGCAGAGGAGTTGCTAAAGGCTACTGGCAGCAGCCAGAAGCAACAGAACGAGACTTTAATGCTCATCTTGCCAACAATAAAGAAACAACCTATTTACGCACTGGAGACTTGGGATTTATCCGCGATGGCGAACTCTATATCGTCGGGCGGATCAAAGATGTAATGATTATCTGGGGTACATATCGCTATCCCCAACACATCGAACAAACGGTTCAAGATGCCCATCCCGCACTAAGAACTAATGCAGGTGCTGCTTTTGCTGTAGAAATTGCGGGAGAAGAAAGATTGGTTATCGCTAGCGAAGTAGAGAGAACTTTCTTACGGCGTTTACCTGTAGAAGAAATTATAACGGCTATTCGCCAAGCAGTAGGAATAGAACATACTGTAGATGTCTACACCATACTGTTACTCAAAACGGGCAGCATTCCTAAAACTACCAGCGGGAAAATTCAGCGTCGCGCTTGTCGTCAAGGCTTTTTAGACGGTACTTTAAACTTAGTAGGTAAGTGGCAACAAAAAGATCTCAGTCAAAGTAATATTACCGACTTGATGCAAAGAATGGCAGAGTAAAACAGAGGTCAAGACAAGAATTAGAGAACAAGCAATGAAAACCGTATCTACTGAAGTTTCAAACGATAAAAAAAGTCTTCGCAGGGAACTATATGCTACTGAAAATTATCTTCCTCTTTTAGCTCGTATCTCGCTTTCTGCACTCTTTATTTGGTCGGGTATCAATAAGATTTTGCATCCCATTATCACTCAGCAATATATGTCTGCTCATGGAATGCCATTGACATCAATCTTTCTCATAGCGGCGATCGCCCTGGAACTTTTAGGGGCATGTTCTCTATTGCTAGGAATTAAACCCCGATGGGGCGCAACCTTACTAATTATATTTTTAGTTCCCGCTACCTTAATTTTTCATACAAACTTTTCTACCGAACTTCAGCAAGCGATGTTTTTGAAAAATTTAGCAATGTTGGGAGGTCTACTAATGGTAATCCAGTATGGAG
It contains:
- the trpD gene encoding anthranilate phosphoribosyltransferase → MISGKTDLDFSQLLQQLLEGRSLSQAQAAELMTGWLQENIPIVVSGAILAAIQAKGVSADELAGMAQVLKSQSRQQPEVRHDLPVIDTCGTGGDGAATFNISTAVAFVVAAAGVRVAKHGNRSASSKVGSADVLEYLGVNLKAPTEQVRSALDEVGITFLFAPGWHPAMKAVAPLRTTLKVRTVFNLLGPLVNPLSPTGQVIGVYDPKFISSMAEALNRLKISKAIVLHGRERLDEAGLGDKSDLALLSEGKVNYSAIDPQELGLTHASLAELKGGEVNENAAILKNVLQGKGKRSQQDVVALNAALALQVAELVPFGDNLQSIETAREIIASGAAWQKLEELVKFLS
- a CDS encoding histone deacetylase, whose product is MLSVIYSPEFLEHDTGYAHPECPARLTAIAEALQQVSWQDKLEWLSPTPIENREVLSWVRQIHTAAHIERIKLISEKGGGYLDGDTILSARSYEVALLAVNAWLDGVDWVLDKHSPAFVLARPPGHHATAKTGMGFCLFSNAAIAANYALQQSGVERVAILDWDVHHGNGTEAIVEHNSQIIYCSLHQHPCYPGTGAKSDRGKYNNVLNLPMNPGSTIEDYQPVFTREVVPFLSGFEPDLLIVSAGYDANREDPLAGISLHPDDYAWLTKSILPVSSRILFGLEGGYHLDSLAKSVVATLASCL
- a CDS encoding DUF1257 domain-containing protein — translated: MSHFSNIKTKIRNLSSLKAALNDVGVNWKSGPAQVRGYQGQTRQAEVLIEQNNNYDVGFSWNGSEYELVADLQYWQQPLTVDGFLRQVTQRYAYHTVVNEASNQGFSISEQQQNKDGSLRLVVQRWSA
- a CDS encoding ferredoxin; translation: MSDFSNTSNRSGFEPELGGIFRESETRTGFEPELGGALRQKGAYVDENRCIGCKHCAHTAPNTFYIESEHGRARVFNQDGDSLEIIEEAIDTCPVNCIHWVDWIELKQLEADRKYQIIEHLALPPAMRKSSMNKKSRMPGKIK
- a CDS encoding diacylglycerol/polyprenol kinase family protein is translated as MLYLAILVLIAEGLSRFVANDSELTRKIVHIGSGNVIMLAWWLNISTTVIISAAVIAAAIAVSSYFLPILPSINSVGRNSLGTLFYAISIGVLAALFWQDYPQYTTIGILVMAWGDGMAAIIGQNFGNHTYKIGKITKSWEGSLAMAISAFIVCASILLAVEGQSWQNWSISLIVAIVATALEAFSLLGIDNLTVPIGSATLCFWCVRVLLN
- a CDS encoding diacylglycerol kinase family protein yields the protein MTESTNFNNVVRDTSDSTNKPVLRQLAWQVAPNLFLSFKYAWAGVKYAFLTQRNFRIHTAIGALAVSLGSYLHIQPMEMAVIVLTCAIVMVLELINTAIEAVVDLTVKQSYHELAKIAKDCAAGAVLIGATAAVLVAAFILLPPLLQPLVSF
- a CDS encoding DUF3285 domain-containing protein — encoded protein: MTNSTSTPNPDQSPLEDRPQDSYVKLAMRNMVRKGGRSLRHFFLTTVGLLAVLIGLAYLTR
- a CDS encoding MBL fold metallo-hydrolase, coding for MKRRQLICYGVGGAVGAIAANWVSASKSLAQNTSESITIEYFGHTCFLFTGNGLKVLVNPFRAAGCTAGYSLPQVEVDVVLISSFLLDEGAVEEVAGNPRIITQSGDYQVGNIKFQGISTPHDREGGRRFGKNTAWRWNQAGINILHLGGAAAPITIEEKILMGSPDVVLIPVGGGAKAYDPQQAKKAISALNPKVVIPTQYLTAAANKENCDLVGVEEFLNLTSEMEVKRLDSNSISIKPTDLPQEGTLVRVLNYT
- a CDS encoding saccharopine dehydrogenase-like oxidoreductase, yielding MIVDRVNQPLRIGVLGFGGLGQAAARVLAPKSEMIWTAAADQKGYAYCQTGLDVNTAVEAYRDRHSLGYLEPYGTFSNTSIQDLLTNAAVDGYFLALPNLPNTFMADVVRQFIRSGWQGVLVDALKRTSAVEQLLELRSELQQAKITYLTGCGATPGLLTAAAAVAAQSFAEIHSVKITFGVGIANWEAYRATIREDIAHMPGYDVERARNMSDREVAALLDKTNGILALENMEHADDIMLELAGICGRDRVTVGGVVDTRNPKKPLSTNVKITGRTFEGKISTHTFTLGDETSMAANVCGPAFGYLKAGAALNGRGIFGLFTAAEIMPQFVR
- the ybeY gene encoding rRNA maturation RNase YbeY, producing MNSITAQIQLTAFIENHYSKAITEDLDNISSIDWNRWFQNWINFLQPQIFNNTYKRHEYPKQLRSRQPMLQTPSPKADDAFTSRIRRTRSYELSLRLTSDREMATFNRQYRHQDRATDVLAFAALETDMPQITDFDEPLYLGDIIISLDTALRQAQSHNHSLTKELAWLSSHGLLHLLGWDHPDEASLTEMLDRQSDLLSLVGL
- a CDS encoding aminodeoxychorismate/anthranilate synthase component II, with protein sequence MIIVIDNYDSFTYNLVQYLGELGQEFPVAKDIKVYRNDRIDLETIEALKPDGVVISPGPGRPEDAGISLQLIEKLGSRLPILGVCLGHQSIGQVFGGKIVAAPSLMHGKTSEVSHQNVGVFKGIDSPFTATRYHSLVIDRSSIPDVLEITAWVEDGTIMGVRHRNFPHIQGVQFHPESILTNSGKQLLRNFLESIS
- a CDS encoding DUF2997 domain-containing protein — its product is METLEFIIYPDGRVKETVTGIVGSSCQEVTRAIEAQLGVVVSQLQTSDYYAQQVNQSEKVATQSTFSASDW